A genomic stretch from Schaalia odontolytica includes:
- a CDS encoding chloride channel protein, translating to MRIGHAVAAHRSLLGLAAALVGAIVGAAAVLFNLAIRAWTWVSTGFDEYTSHIGEAHGVWGWAPWLFLLFSPAIAGLLYGPLIQRFAPSAKGHGIPEVMLAVRRKGGRIPGRVAVVKILASALTIGSGGSAGREGPIVQVGASLGSTIASWLRMPVSRVVLLASCGSAAGIAATFHAPLAGAVFALEVILVEFTAETFGFVVLSAVTSSVVARVLQGDEMVIRVADNLTFASMSDIWWVALLGLVAGLCGLGFSKLLYASEDAIDWVWERTHLPEWARPGVLGLLLGAALVAFPYMFGSGYPLEEEAIAGDYSIAFLLALMLGRALYTSFTIGMGGSGGVFAPTLFIGAMAGAAFGSVVSGLSDSPVGVFAVVGMGAAFAGAARAPMTAVLIIVEMTGQFSLILPMMLAVVIATGASRFLTRATIYTEKLRRRGDILDDPVEGTLLGTRAASEWMTQAPETLTCRASAASAIAALRRTKETVLPVVSEDRRFVGLVSSLRLAELTQEDGSLDAPLSDLPLIDEAVAAAAPPSEVLGALRRTGLQSLPVVDTDRRVVGWVSERDLVDRMYRDQRRAIEARTQTSWGSRMQERRRNR from the coding sequence TTGCGCATCGGTCATGCGGTCGCTGCGCATCGTTCCTTGCTCGGCCTCGCCGCCGCGCTCGTTGGCGCGATCGTTGGCGCGGCAGCCGTTTTGTTTAATCTGGCGATTCGCGCGTGGACGTGGGTCTCCACCGGCTTCGACGAGTACACGAGCCACATCGGCGAGGCACACGGCGTGTGGGGGTGGGCACCGTGGCTGTTCCTACTCTTCTCCCCCGCGATCGCCGGCCTGCTGTACGGGCCGCTCATTCAGCGTTTCGCGCCCTCCGCAAAGGGGCACGGCATTCCCGAGGTGATGCTCGCGGTGCGTCGTAAGGGTGGGCGCATCCCGGGGCGCGTCGCCGTCGTGAAGATCCTGGCCTCGGCCCTGACCATCGGCTCGGGTGGCTCGGCGGGGCGCGAGGGCCCGATCGTGCAGGTGGGCGCGTCGCTGGGATCCACCATCGCGTCGTGGCTGCGCATGCCCGTTTCTCGCGTGGTCCTGTTGGCCTCGTGCGGCTCGGCGGCCGGTATCGCGGCCACGTTCCACGCTCCCCTCGCTGGAGCGGTTTTTGCGCTCGAGGTGATCCTCGTCGAGTTCACGGCAGAGACCTTTGGCTTCGTCGTGCTCTCGGCAGTCACGTCTTCGGTGGTCGCGCGTGTCCTGCAGGGCGATGAGATGGTCATTCGCGTCGCCGACAACCTGACCTTCGCGTCGATGTCCGACATCTGGTGGGTGGCGCTTCTCGGCCTCGTCGCGGGGCTGTGCGGGCTCGGATTCTCCAAGCTCCTGTACGCGTCGGAGGACGCGATCGACTGGGTCTGGGAGCGCACTCACCTGCCCGAGTGGGCTCGTCCGGGCGTGCTCGGTCTGCTGCTCGGTGCGGCCCTCGTCGCATTCCCCTACATGTTCGGCTCCGGCTATCCGCTTGAGGAAGAGGCGATCGCGGGCGACTACTCGATCGCGTTCCTGCTGGCCCTCATGCTCGGACGCGCCCTCTACACGTCTTTCACGATCGGTATGGGCGGTTCGGGGGGTGTCTTCGCGCCCACGCTGTTCATTGGCGCGATGGCGGGCGCGGCCTTCGGCAGCGTCGTCTCTGGCCTGTCAGATTCGCCCGTCGGCGTGTTCGCCGTGGTCGGAATGGGTGCCGCCTTCGCGGGGGCCGCGCGAGCTCCGATGACGGCGGTCCTCATCATCGTGGAGATGACCGGCCAGTTCTCTCTGATCCTGCCGATGATGCTCGCGGTGGTCATCGCGACGGGCGCATCGCGTTTCCTCACCCGCGCGACGATCTACACCGAGAAGCTGCGCCGCCGCGGCGACATCCTCGACGATCCGGTCGAGGGAACGCTACTCGGTACGCGTGCGGCATCCGAGTGGATGACGCAGGCTCCCGAAACGCTCACGTGCCGGGCGAGCGCGGCATCGGCGATCGCCGCTCTGCGCCGCACGAAGGAGACTGTGTTGCCCGTCGTGTCCGAGGACCGGCGCTTCGTCGGCCTCGTGTCCTCGCTGCGCCTGGCCGAGCTCACGCAGGAGGATGGCTCGCTCGACGCTCCCCTGTCCGATTTGCCCCTCATCGACGAGGCCGTGGCCGCCGCCGCTCCCCCGTCCGAGGTTCTCGGGGCGCTGCGGCGCACGGGCTTGCAGTCCCTGCCGGTCGTGGATACGGATCGCCGAGTCGTCGGCTGGGTGTCCGAGCGCGACCTGGTGGATCGCATGTACCGCGACCAGCGCCGAGCGATCGAGGCCCGCACGCAGACGTCATGGGGTTCGCGCATGCAGGAGCGCCGCAGAAACCGCTAG
- a CDS encoding S9 family peptidase gives MSVTVAPHGLWKSPISGDSFTARSVTLSQVRVDGPDTYWVEGHPRQGGRGTLLRRRGTGETGEVLPLIDGSRLPDVGTRVHEYGGKAYAVHHGVIVFSDQTDGRVYAFDTADARRVVRPLTTLSKVRYGDFWIADVRDLVYAVAEDHSAPGDPVNKIVAIPLDGSAARDDSAIITVFEGTDFAQAPTVSPDGTKIAWLTWNHPNMPWTYSQLRVASLTFEGTIDQEVVLVDRPGVCVYEPRWSLDGDLIHVDDSSGWANLYRTQGFVWREGEDLNAWVSRLRTRALHPGTQAFSHPHWQLGLHSFDNYDNDYLICSWAEDQVWHIGTIRIDNGMAEEWATGWWPIGNVAAADGRVVFLADSSTHTPAIIEVSRGKTKVLRPSSEAEVPTALVSAAEMLTWKTSDGEEAHGFYYAPVNPDFAAPEGELPPLIVNVHGGPTNAARPGLQVPFQYWTSRGFAVLDVNFRGSTSFGRPYRERINGNWGVMDVQDCIDGAQYLIDLGRVDPKRIAIRGRSSGGFTVLNALASSDVFTAGASFSGIADLVKLKETSHKFESHYDAILLGTDDTSDPVWAQRSPINRVGEIKVPLMLLQGTDDPVVPASQAQEMYEALRQAGNAVALKLYQGEGHRFRSAINIKDAWQSELAFYRTVWGIATDAPIHVEIANL, from the coding sequence ATGTCCGTCACCGTCGCACCCCACGGCCTGTGGAAGTCGCCCATCTCGGGTGATTCCTTCACTGCCCGTTCGGTCACGCTCTCCCAGGTTCGTGTCGACGGACCCGACACCTACTGGGTCGAGGGGCATCCGCGCCAGGGCGGACGCGGAACACTGCTGCGTCGTCGCGGCACTGGCGAGACGGGCGAGGTTCTGCCCCTCATTGACGGCTCCCGCCTACCCGATGTCGGCACACGAGTCCACGAGTACGGCGGCAAGGCATACGCCGTTCACCACGGCGTTATCGTGTTCTCCGATCAGACCGACGGCCGCGTCTACGCCTTCGATACTGCCGATGCGCGCCGCGTCGTACGCCCCCTGACAACCCTGTCGAAGGTTCGCTACGGCGACTTCTGGATCGCGGACGTTCGCGACCTCGTCTACGCGGTGGCGGAGGACCACTCCGCCCCGGGCGATCCCGTCAACAAGATCGTGGCGATTCCGCTTGACGGATCCGCAGCCCGCGACGACAGCGCAATCATCACGGTGTTCGAGGGCACCGACTTCGCCCAGGCGCCGACGGTTTCCCCGGACGGCACGAAGATCGCCTGGCTCACGTGGAACCACCCGAACATGCCGTGGACCTATTCGCAGCTGCGCGTCGCGTCCCTGACCTTCGAGGGCACCATCGATCAAGAGGTCGTCCTGGTGGACCGCCCGGGTGTGTGCGTCTATGAGCCGCGCTGGAGCCTCGACGGCGACCTCATCCACGTCGACGACTCCTCCGGCTGGGCAAACCTGTACCGCACCCAGGGCTTCGTGTGGCGAGAGGGCGAGGACCTCAACGCGTGGGTCTCGCGTCTGCGAACGCGCGCGCTTCACCCGGGCACCCAAGCCTTCTCACACCCGCACTGGCAGCTCGGCCTGCACTCTTTCGACAACTACGACAACGACTACCTCATCTGTTCGTGGGCCGAGGACCAGGTCTGGCACATCGGCACCATCCGCATCGACAACGGAATGGCCGAGGAGTGGGCGACCGGCTGGTGGCCCATCGGTAACGTGGCTGCCGCGGACGGTCGCGTCGTCTTCCTGGCGGACTCCTCGACGCACACTCCCGCGATCATCGAGGTGTCGCGCGGCAAGACGAAGGTCCTGCGTCCTTCGTCCGAAGCGGAGGTGCCCACCGCTTTGGTCTCCGCTGCCGAGATGCTCACCTGGAAGACCTCGGACGGCGAGGAGGCCCACGGCTTCTACTACGCGCCCGTGAACCCCGACTTCGCAGCTCCCGAAGGCGAGCTGCCACCGCTTATCGTCAACGTGCACGGCGGCCCAACCAACGCGGCACGCCCCGGCCTGCAGGTGCCCTTCCAGTACTGGACCAGCCGCGGCTTTGCGGTTCTGGACGTGAACTTCCGCGGGTCGACGTCCTTCGGCCGTCCCTACCGTGAGCGCATCAACGGCAACTGGGGAGTCATGGACGTTCAGGACTGTATCGACGGCGCTCAGTACCTCATCGATTTGGGCCGCGTCGATCCGAAGAGGATCGCAATCCGTGGTCGTTCTTCGGGTGGCTTCACCGTGCTCAACGCGCTTGCGTCCTCCGACGTGTTTACCGCCGGCGCGTCGTTCTCGGGCATCGCCGACCTGGTCAAGCTGAAAGAAACCAGCCACAAGTTCGAGTCGCACTACGACGCGATTCTGCTCGGCACCGACGACACCTCCGACCCGGTGTGGGCGCAGCGCTCGCCCATCAACCGTGTTGGCGAGATTAAGGTGCCGCTCATGCTCCTGCAGGGCACCGACGACCCGGTCGTTCCCGCCTCGCAGGCCCAGGAGATGTACGAGGCCTTGCGCCAGGCGGGCAACGCTGTCGCACTCAAGCTCTACCAGGGAGAGGGGCACCGCTTCCGCTCGGCCATCAACATCAAGGATGCGTGGCAGTCGGAGCTGGCCTTCTACAGGACCGTCTGGGGCATCGCCACCGACGCCCCCATTCACGTGGAGATCGCAAACCTGTGA